A single Anopheles arabiensis isolate DONGOLA chromosome X, AaraD3, whole genome shotgun sequence DNA region contains:
- the LOC120906847 gene encoding guanine nucleotide-releasing factor 2 isoform X5, with translation MPEFDDSFLFDCASFERKKWKTHQLRFHPSAVVLKSASNLDPFLDVDFKKAPVPAAPTMRQECAGYVAEVSNISSATLDSPGLGRRTAASRIKLFGGSYSSTYDVSQWERQDRQELSKMPHGQPFLYKHLPLDDHDETSRYDNGGSCTPATSTGSSSIGLTSTPVSSGRSSNSNSSNSNGGSSVTSTPTAGGHDQAAGGNSSASVTPGAPGSSGHKGSIRGNKLARRARSFKDDFLEKISQIRTPTSTMTRSHSPNSPRGGAGGSGANAASYGSRKSTTDEPAKPVQDLNYHVRQVKNALTHFKDVILKNKLEMLPGNGTVVLESIANVHTALQSYTLNEHSSAFINATNHVHVSLGNLLKLCDEVLLTKEGDDCPSLSKENVKEVVELVENAVNNLVNLANEKLSDRKAIGAGGSGGPGTGVGGTAAGHSAGGPSSNTLQRPTVDVVSQRTSLPDIPLTPRERDILEQTSLKTVRASHSTESILRDSSPPPPPKPPLPDRSQEPPPPLPPKRKSQHAKNHSFHDTTTASSDCASTDSTIFQLGSGPGSSAGGATGTGGSIGLDRMSLRSRSPEDNCSLLSASAGSLDSALNHSREEDELRALTSCSSHASATAASLGGLVILGAGAAGCGTQHWEEAGDLAGGLPQHSNNSLNRNSNESGFESMYSLRVSRDQHQQQQQQMHMQYQSTAATVTTHHHHQKSASSSSSSSSYVHKSESIVDGMAALVVASGKAAVQQQHLQQHHQAHVLHHQQHQQQQQQHFHQKIDTIITQASDDSSAGPKGASEQLASATSLTSTVTTSSSSSLSKLLVHGPSIDELGNDDVFPRTSAGGATDRPPALPVKTRSHSIKRERHPSQYDNVDEVDLERGSQDSFGHFPMQSSPSYLYSRQQMFHNLPSKHISLIEPRHMSRFQEEPPPLPIKKKHMFQSVAYSVMAYMEIFGSATQNQSEFMRHSVHTYNLAHSEQISTSSTTSNHSISHSQTMSLSPSRIAPATVSPPSSPNVSVKPPALPPKRQRINSKTPSIASTPPPSPKIFQDQQQHHHAQHHYHQQQAQAPNAINTSPSPSTSSLASTQSGAGGKPSAVCNQTLDVKTPKNGMTMAMEQQQQPLNLMEELDVSNYLVFKKENEDGPDVKGGHPDALIIHATRVQKNSDDDCLEDAYGEAFITTFRTFISPLDLIQKLSHRYTVYHCQMNDAKQKAAKESFSLLVRVVNDLTTPDLSERLLVILMNFDYQLVSAGHLTMAKLLRVKLIEKALIYKQKASLTVPTLSSRALVAQPPTLLDLKSAEIAEQMTLLDAELFQKIEIPEVLIWAQEQCEERSPNLTRFTEHFNKMSYWARTQILSQNDAKDREKHVIKFIKIMKHLRKINNYNSYLALLSALDSAPIRRLEWHKTITEGLKEYCALIDSSSSFRAYRQALAETNPPCIPYIGLVLQDLTFVHIGNPDLLPDGSTNFSKRWQQYHIVVNMKRFKKGSYPFKKNERIIGFFDNFEYYLDEDAMWQISETIKPRGSRKANVN, from the exons GATACGATAACGGTGGCAGCTGCACGCCGGCAACCAGCAccggcagtagcagcatcgGGCTCACGTCCACGCCCGTCTCGAGTGGGCGCAGCtcgaacagcaacagcagcaacagcaacggcgGAAGCTCCGTCACCAGCACACCGACGGCTGGTGGCCACGATCAGGCGGCAGGCGGCAATAGCAGCGCCAGCGTTACGCCCGGTGCACCGGGCTCGTCCGGTCACAAGGGCAGCATCCGGGGCAACAAGCTGGCTCGTCGGGCGCGCTCGTTTAAGGACGACTTTCTGGAGAAGATATCGCAGATCCGCACGCCGACCAGCACGATGACTAG ATCTCACTCACCCAACAGTCCACGGGGTGGCGCCGGCGGTAGTGGCGCAAATGCGGCCAGTTATGGCAGCCGCAAGAGCACCACCGACGAGCCGGCCAAGCCGGTGCAGGATCTCAACTATCACGTGCGGCAGGTGAAGAATGCGCTGACCCACTTCAAGGACGTCATACTGAAGAACAAGCTGGAGATGCTGCCGGGCAACGGTACGGTCGTGCTGGAATCAATCGCGAACGTGCACACGG CACTGCAATCGTACACACTGAACGAGCACAGTTCGGCATTCATCAACGCGACCAACCACGTGCATGTCTCGCTCGGCAACCTGCTGAAGCTGTGCGACGAGGTGCTGCTAACGAAGGAGGGCGACGACTGCCCGTCGCTCAGCAAGGAAAACGTGAAGGAGGTGGTCGAGCTGGTCGAGAACGCTGTCAACAATCTGGTGAACCTGGCGAACGAGAAGCTCTCCGACCGGAAGGCAATCGGGGCCGGCGGGAGCGGCGGCCCGGGCACAGGGGTGGGCGGTACCGCGGCGGGCCACAGTGCCGGCGGACCGAGCTCGAACACGCTGCAGCGCCCGACGGTCGACGTGGTCAGCCAGCGCACCTCGCTGCCGGACATTCCGCTGACGCCGCGCGAGCGCGACATCCTCGAGCAGACGTCGCTCAAGACGGTGCGGGCGTCGCACAGCACGGAAAGCATCCTGCGCGATTCGagcccgccgccgccgcccaaACCGCCGCTGCCGGACCGGTCGCAggaaccgccgccaccgttGCCGCCCAAGCGCAAGAGCCAGCATGCCAAGAATCACTCCTTCCACGACACCACCACGGCGTCGTCCGACTGCGCGTCAACCGATTCGACCATCTTCCAGCTCGGGAGCGGACCGGGCAGTAGTGCCGGCGGGGCAACGGGCACCGGTGGCAGCATCGGGCTGGACCGGATGTCGCTACGGTCGCGGTCGCCCGAGGACAACTGCAGCCTGCTGAGTGCCAGCGCCGGTTCGCTCGACTCGGCGCTGAATCACTCGCGCGAGGAGGACGAGCTGCGGGCGCTCACGAGCTGCTCGTCGCACGCGAGCGCTACGGCCGCCAGCCTCGGCGGGCTGGTGATACTCGGTGCCGGTGCGGCCGGATGCGGCACGCAGCACTGGGAGGAGGCGGGCGATCTAGCGGGCGGATTGCCgcagcacagcaacaacagtctGAATCGCAACTCGAACGAGTCTGGGTTCGAGTCGATGTACTCGCTGCGTGTCAGCCGCgatcaacatcagcaacagcagcagcagatgcatATGCAGTACCAGAGCACGGCTGCGACCGTTACCacgcaccatcatcaccagaAAAGTGCCAGCtcgtcgtcctcctcttcGTCGTACGTGCACAAGTCTGAATCCATCGTGGACGGCATGGCGGCACTGGTGGTCGCCTCTGGGAAAGCTGccgtgcagcagcaacatctgcagcagcaccaccaggcACACGTgctgcatcatcagcagcatcagcagcagcagcagcagcactttcATCAGAAAATCGACACGATCATCACGCAGGCCAGCGACGACAGTAGCGCGGGGCCGAAGGGGGCAAGCGAACAGCTTGCCAGCGCGACCTCGCTGACATCGACCGTCACcacgtccagcagcagcagcctgtcGAAGCTGCTCGTGCACGGCCCCAGCATCGACGAGCTCGGCAACGATGACGTCTTTCCGCGGACGTCGGCCGGTGGTGCAACGGACCGACCACCGGCCCTGCCAGTCAAGACGCGCTCGCACAGTATTAAGCGGGAACGCCATCCGTCGCAGTACGACAACGTGGACGAGGTTGACCTGGAGCGAGG ATCTCAAGACTCGTTTGGCCACTTCCCGATGCAGAGTTCGCCGTCGTATCTGTACAGCCGGCAGCAGATGTTCCACAATCTACCGAGCAAGCATATCAGTCTGATCGAGCCGCGGCATATGAGCCGGTTCCAGGAGGAGCCACCGCCGCTACCGATCAAGAAGAAGCATA TGTTTCAAAGTGTTGCATATTCAG TCATGGCTTACATGGAGATCTTCGGCAGTGCCACCCAGAACCAGTCGGAGTTTATGCGCCACTCGGTGCACACGTACAATTTGGCGCACTCGGAGCAGATATCGACCAGTAGCACCACGAGCAATCACAGCATCTCACACAGTCAAACGATGAG CCTCTCGCCGTCGCGCATTGCTCCGGCTACGGTGTCGCCACCGAGCTCGCCGAACGTGAGCGTGAAGCCGCCCGCGCTGCCACCGAAGCGCCAGCGCATCAACAGCAAAACGCCCAGCATCGCATCGACCCCGCCACCTAGTCCGAAGATATtccaggaccagcagcagcaccaccacgcgCAGCACCActatcaccagcagcaggcccAAGCGCCGAACGCAATCAACACGTCGCCCTCGCCATCAACGTCCTCGCTCGCCTCGACCCAGTCCGGTGCGGGCGGCAAACCGTCGGCTGTCTGCAATCAAACGCTGGACGTGAAAACACCGAAG AATGGCATGACGATGGCGatggagcagcaacagcaaccactGAATCTGATGGAGGAGCTGGACGTGAGCAACTATCTAGTGTTTAAGAAGGAAAACGAGGACGGTCCAGACGTCAAGGGTGGCCACCCGGATGCACTCATAATTCACGCCACCCGGGTGCAGAAGAACTCAGACG ACGATTGTTTAGAGGATG CTTACGGTGAAGCGTTCATAACTACGTTCCGCACCTTTATCTCGCCGTTGGACTTAATCCAGAAGCTGTCCCATCGGTACACCGTCTACCACTGTCAGATGAATGATGCCAAACAGAAAGCCGCCAAAGAATCCTTTTCCCTGCTGGTGCGGGTGGTAAACGATCTGAC TACGCCAGATCTGAGCGAACGACTGCTGGTGATACTGATGAACTTTGACTATCAGCTGGTAAGCGCCGGCCACCTGACGATGGCGAAGCTGCTCCGGGTGAAGCTGATCGAGAAGGCGTTGATCTACAAGCAGAAGGCGTCGCTCACCGTGCCGACGCTGTCGTCCCGGGCGCTCGTCGCACAGCCGCCGACCCTGCTCGATCTGAAGTCGGCCGAGATAGCCGAGCAAATGACGCTGCTCGATGCGGAGCTGTTCCAGAAGATCGAAATACCGGAGGTGCTGATATGGGCGCAGGAGCAGTGCGAGGAGCGGTCTCCAAATCTGACCCGTTTTACCGAGCACTTTAACAAGATGTCTTACTG GGCTCGCACGCAGATACTTTCCCAAAACGATGCCAAAGATAGGGAGAAGCACGTGATCAAGTTCATCAAAATTATGAAACATCTGCGGAAAATCAACAACTACAACTCGTATCTGGCCCTGCTGTCTGCGCTGGATTCGGCTCCGATTCGAAG GCTCGAGTGGCATAAAACGATCACGGAAGGATTGAAGGAGTACTGCGCATTGATCGATTCCAGCTCCAGCTTCCGGGCGTACCGGCAAGCGTTGGCTGAAACAAACCCACCCTGCATTCCGTACAT TGGGCTTGTACTGCAGGATCTTACCTTCGTGCATATCGGCAACCCGGATCTGTTGCCGGACGGTTCGACCAACTTCTCCAAACGCTGGCAGCAGTACCACATCGTGGTAAACATGAAGCGTTTTAAGAAAGG ATCCTACCCGTTCAAGAAGAACGAGCGCATCATCGGTTTCTTCGACAACTTCGAGTACTATCTAGACGAGGACGCGATGTGGCAGATTTCCGAAACGATCAAACCGCGTGGCTCGCGCAAAGCGAACGTCAATTAG
- the LOC120906847 gene encoding guanine nucleotide-releasing factor 2 isoform X1, which produces MPEFDDSFLFDCASFERKKWKTHQLRFHPSAVVLKSASNLDPFLDVDFKKAPVPAAPTMRQECAGYVAEVSNISSATLDSPGLGRRTAASRIKLFGGSYSSTYDVSQWERQDRQELSKMPHGQPFLYKHLPLDDHDETSRYDNGGSCTPATSTGSSSIGLTSTPVSSGRSSNSNSSNSNGGSSVTSTPTAGGHDQAAGGNSSASVTPGAPGSSGHKGSIRGNKLARRARSFKDDFLEKISQIRTPTSTMTRSHSPNSPRGGAGGSGANAASYGSRKSTTDEPAKPVQDLNYHVRQVKNALTHFKDVILKNKLEMLPGNGTVVLESIANVHTALQSYTLNEHSSAFINATNHVHVSLGNLLKLCDEVLLTKEGDDCPSLSKENVKEVVELVENAVNNLVNLANEKLSDRKAIGAGGSGGPGTGVGGTAAGHSAGGPSSNTLQRPTVDVVSQRTSLPDIPLTPRERDILEQTSLKTVRASHSTESILRDSSPPPPPKPPLPDRSQEPPPPLPPKRKSQHAKNHSFHDTTTASSDCASTDSTIFQLGSGPGSSAGGATGTGGSIGLDRMSLRSRSPEDNCSLLSASAGSLDSALNHSREEDELRALTSCSSHASATAASLGGLVILGAGAAGCGTQHWEEAGDLAGGLPQHSNNSLNRNSNESGFESMYSLRVSRDQHQQQQQQMHMQYQSTAATVTTHHHHQKSASSSSSSSSYVHKSESIVDGMAALVVASGKAAVQQQHLQQHHQAHVLHHQQHQQQQQQHFHQKIDTIITQASDDSSAGPKGASEQLASATSLTSTVTTSSSSSLSKLLVHGPSIDELGNDDVFPRTSAGGATDRPPALPVKTRSHSIKRERHPSQYDNVDEVDLERGSQDSFGHFPMQSSPSYLYSRQQMFHNLPSKHISLIEPRHMSRFQEEPPPLPIKKKHMFQSVAYSVMAYMEIFGSATQNQSEFMRHSVHTYNLAHSEQISTSSTTSNHSISHSQTMSLSPSRIAPATVSPPSSPNVSVKPPALPPKRQRINSKTPSIASTPPPSPKIFQDQQQHHHAQHHYHQQQAQAPNAINTSPSPSTSSLASTQSGAGGKPSAVCNQTLDVKTPKVAQPPLAASAPEAEPATASGSAASASTTSTTLTNIAATTTTTTISSVGDDGGAAAAGAATEQCGIRYHSPNRRHPAGWQHAADDDYLHLCDATTRAPIAGDNLSASSSSAFPSSASNLNLASTVGRGSGSTSQHLVSVTNHSHSNNTSGSSSNNVESSSYLNDSHNKGRTSSSSSGGQAVLPSSDAMIYEASTTPSPLPAGDAGDERASNKDGDEVEVILRRNNKNGMTMAMEQQQQPLNLMEELDVSNYLVFKKENEDGPDVKGGHPDALIIHATRVQKNSDDDCLEDAYGEAFITTFRTFISPLDLIQKLSHRYTVYHCQMNDAKQKAAKESFSLLVRVVNDLTTPDLSERLLVILMNFDYQLVSAGHLTMAKLLRVKLIEKALIYKQKASLTVPTLSSRALVAQPPTLLDLKSAEIAEQMTLLDAELFQKIEIPEVLIWAQEQCEERSPNLTRFTEHFNKMSYWARTQILSQNDAKDREKHVIKFIKIMKHLRKINNYNSYLALLSALDSAPIRRLEWHKTITEGLKEYCALIDSSSSFRAYRQALAETNPPCIPYIGLVLQDLTFVHIGNPDLLPDGSTNFSKRWQQYHIVVNMKRFKKGSYPFKKNERIIGFFDNFEYYLDEDAMWQISETIKPRGSRKANVN; this is translated from the exons GATACGATAACGGTGGCAGCTGCACGCCGGCAACCAGCAccggcagtagcagcatcgGGCTCACGTCCACGCCCGTCTCGAGTGGGCGCAGCtcgaacagcaacagcagcaacagcaacggcgGAAGCTCCGTCACCAGCACACCGACGGCTGGTGGCCACGATCAGGCGGCAGGCGGCAATAGCAGCGCCAGCGTTACGCCCGGTGCACCGGGCTCGTCCGGTCACAAGGGCAGCATCCGGGGCAACAAGCTGGCTCGTCGGGCGCGCTCGTTTAAGGACGACTTTCTGGAGAAGATATCGCAGATCCGCACGCCGACCAGCACGATGACTAG ATCTCACTCACCCAACAGTCCACGGGGTGGCGCCGGCGGTAGTGGCGCAAATGCGGCCAGTTATGGCAGCCGCAAGAGCACCACCGACGAGCCGGCCAAGCCGGTGCAGGATCTCAACTATCACGTGCGGCAGGTGAAGAATGCGCTGACCCACTTCAAGGACGTCATACTGAAGAACAAGCTGGAGATGCTGCCGGGCAACGGTACGGTCGTGCTGGAATCAATCGCGAACGTGCACACGG CACTGCAATCGTACACACTGAACGAGCACAGTTCGGCATTCATCAACGCGACCAACCACGTGCATGTCTCGCTCGGCAACCTGCTGAAGCTGTGCGACGAGGTGCTGCTAACGAAGGAGGGCGACGACTGCCCGTCGCTCAGCAAGGAAAACGTGAAGGAGGTGGTCGAGCTGGTCGAGAACGCTGTCAACAATCTGGTGAACCTGGCGAACGAGAAGCTCTCCGACCGGAAGGCAATCGGGGCCGGCGGGAGCGGCGGCCCGGGCACAGGGGTGGGCGGTACCGCGGCGGGCCACAGTGCCGGCGGACCGAGCTCGAACACGCTGCAGCGCCCGACGGTCGACGTGGTCAGCCAGCGCACCTCGCTGCCGGACATTCCGCTGACGCCGCGCGAGCGCGACATCCTCGAGCAGACGTCGCTCAAGACGGTGCGGGCGTCGCACAGCACGGAAAGCATCCTGCGCGATTCGagcccgccgccgccgcccaaACCGCCGCTGCCGGACCGGTCGCAggaaccgccgccaccgttGCCGCCCAAGCGCAAGAGCCAGCATGCCAAGAATCACTCCTTCCACGACACCACCACGGCGTCGTCCGACTGCGCGTCAACCGATTCGACCATCTTCCAGCTCGGGAGCGGACCGGGCAGTAGTGCCGGCGGGGCAACGGGCACCGGTGGCAGCATCGGGCTGGACCGGATGTCGCTACGGTCGCGGTCGCCCGAGGACAACTGCAGCCTGCTGAGTGCCAGCGCCGGTTCGCTCGACTCGGCGCTGAATCACTCGCGCGAGGAGGACGAGCTGCGGGCGCTCACGAGCTGCTCGTCGCACGCGAGCGCTACGGCCGCCAGCCTCGGCGGGCTGGTGATACTCGGTGCCGGTGCGGCCGGATGCGGCACGCAGCACTGGGAGGAGGCGGGCGATCTAGCGGGCGGATTGCCgcagcacagcaacaacagtctGAATCGCAACTCGAACGAGTCTGGGTTCGAGTCGATGTACTCGCTGCGTGTCAGCCGCgatcaacatcagcaacagcagcagcagatgcatATGCAGTACCAGAGCACGGCTGCGACCGTTACCacgcaccatcatcaccagaAAAGTGCCAGCtcgtcgtcctcctcttcGTCGTACGTGCACAAGTCTGAATCCATCGTGGACGGCATGGCGGCACTGGTGGTCGCCTCTGGGAAAGCTGccgtgcagcagcaacatctgcagcagcaccaccaggcACACGTgctgcatcatcagcagcatcagcagcagcagcagcagcactttcATCAGAAAATCGACACGATCATCACGCAGGCCAGCGACGACAGTAGCGCGGGGCCGAAGGGGGCAAGCGAACAGCTTGCCAGCGCGACCTCGCTGACATCGACCGTCACcacgtccagcagcagcagcctgtcGAAGCTGCTCGTGCACGGCCCCAGCATCGACGAGCTCGGCAACGATGACGTCTTTCCGCGGACGTCGGCCGGTGGTGCAACGGACCGACCACCGGCCCTGCCAGTCAAGACGCGCTCGCACAGTATTAAGCGGGAACGCCATCCGTCGCAGTACGACAACGTGGACGAGGTTGACCTGGAGCGAGG ATCTCAAGACTCGTTTGGCCACTTCCCGATGCAGAGTTCGCCGTCGTATCTGTACAGCCGGCAGCAGATGTTCCACAATCTACCGAGCAAGCATATCAGTCTGATCGAGCCGCGGCATATGAGCCGGTTCCAGGAGGAGCCACCGCCGCTACCGATCAAGAAGAAGCATA TGTTTCAAAGTGTTGCATATTCAG TCATGGCTTACATGGAGATCTTCGGCAGTGCCACCCAGAACCAGTCGGAGTTTATGCGCCACTCGGTGCACACGTACAATTTGGCGCACTCGGAGCAGATATCGACCAGTAGCACCACGAGCAATCACAGCATCTCACACAGTCAAACGATGAG CCTCTCGCCGTCGCGCATTGCTCCGGCTACGGTGTCGCCACCGAGCTCGCCGAACGTGAGCGTGAAGCCGCCCGCGCTGCCACCGAAGCGCCAGCGCATCAACAGCAAAACGCCCAGCATCGCATCGACCCCGCCACCTAGTCCGAAGATATtccaggaccagcagcagcaccaccacgcgCAGCACCActatcaccagcagcaggcccAAGCGCCGAACGCAATCAACACGTCGCCCTCGCCATCAACGTCCTCGCTCGCCTCGACCCAGTCCGGTGCGGGCGGCAAACCGTCGGCTGTCTGCAATCAAACGCTGGACGTGAAAACACCGAAGGTAGCGCAACCACCACTGGCGGCATCCGCGCCCGAGGCGGAGCCGGCCACTGCTAGCGGCAGTGCTGCGTCCGCTTCCACTACTAGTACTACCCTCACCAACAtagctgctactactactactaccactatcTCTTCCGTTGGTGACGAtggtggcgctgctgctgctggcgctgcCACCGAGCAGTGCGGCATTCGTTACCACTCCCCTAACCGGCGGCATCCGGCCGGTTGGCAGCACGCGGCCGACGATGACTATCTGCACCTGTGCGATGCGACCACGCGAGCGCCCATTGCCGGCGACAATCTgtccgcctcctcctcctccgccttTCCCTCCTCTGCTTCCAATTTGAATCTCGCCAGTACGGTTGGtcgcggcagcggcagcaccagCCAGCATCTAGTCAGCGTCACCAACCACAGCCACAGCAATAACACTAGCGGCAGTAGTAGTAATAACGTTGAATCTAGTAGTTATTTAAACGATAGCCATAACAAGGGTAgaactagcagcagcagtagcggcgGGCAGGCCGTGTTGCCGTCCAGTGATGCGATGATCTACGAAGCGTCCACCACGCCATCGCCACTGCCGGCCGGCGATGCCGGTGACGAACGGGCAAGCAACAAAGACGGGGACGAGGTTGAGGTCATACTTAGACGGAATAATAAG AATGGCATGACGATGGCGatggagcagcaacagcaaccactGAATCTGATGGAGGAGCTGGACGTGAGCAACTATCTAGTGTTTAAGAAGGAAAACGAGGACGGTCCAGACGTCAAGGGTGGCCACCCGGATGCACTCATAATTCACGCCACCCGGGTGCAGAAGAACTCAGACG ACGATTGTTTAGAGGATG CTTACGGTGAAGCGTTCATAACTACGTTCCGCACCTTTATCTCGCCGTTGGACTTAATCCAGAAGCTGTCCCATCGGTACACCGTCTACCACTGTCAGATGAATGATGCCAAACAGAAAGCCGCCAAAGAATCCTTTTCCCTGCTGGTGCGGGTGGTAAACGATCTGAC TACGCCAGATCTGAGCGAACGACTGCTGGTGATACTGATGAACTTTGACTATCAGCTGGTAAGCGCCGGCCACCTGACGATGGCGAAGCTGCTCCGGGTGAAGCTGATCGAGAAGGCGTTGATCTACAAGCAGAAGGCGTCGCTCACCGTGCCGACGCTGTCGTCCCGGGCGCTCGTCGCACAGCCGCCGACCCTGCTCGATCTGAAGTCGGCCGAGATAGCCGAGCAAATGACGCTGCTCGATGCGGAGCTGTTCCAGAAGATCGAAATACCGGAGGTGCTGATATGGGCGCAGGAGCAGTGCGAGGAGCGGTCTCCAAATCTGACCCGTTTTACCGAGCACTTTAACAAGATGTCTTACTG GGCTCGCACGCAGATACTTTCCCAAAACGATGCCAAAGATAGGGAGAAGCACGTGATCAAGTTCATCAAAATTATGAAACATCTGCGGAAAATCAACAACTACAACTCGTATCTGGCCCTGCTGTCTGCGCTGGATTCGGCTCCGATTCGAAG GCTCGAGTGGCATAAAACGATCACGGAAGGATTGAAGGAGTACTGCGCATTGATCGATTCCAGCTCCAGCTTCCGGGCGTACCGGCAAGCGTTGGCTGAAACAAACCCACCCTGCATTCCGTACAT TGGGCTTGTACTGCAGGATCTTACCTTCGTGCATATCGGCAACCCGGATCTGTTGCCGGACGGTTCGACCAACTTCTCCAAACGCTGGCAGCAGTACCACATCGTGGTAAACATGAAGCGTTTTAAGAAAGG ATCCTACCCGTTCAAGAAGAACGAGCGCATCATCGGTTTCTTCGACAACTTCGAGTACTATCTAGACGAGGACGCGATGTGGCAGATTTCCGAAACGATCAAACCGCGTGGCTCGCGCAAAGCGAACGTCAATTAG